The Polyangiaceae bacterium genomic interval GTGCGTGTGGAAAAGCAGAACGCCACCGCGCACGCGGTGGCTCGCTTTCTGGAAGGGCACCCGGGCGTCTCCCGCGTGTACTACCCGGGTCTGCCGAGCCATCCTTCCCACGCCATCGCCGAGAAACAGATGCGCGGCTTCGGCGGCGTGGTCTCTTTCGAGATGGAGGGCGGTCGCCAATCGGCCTCCAGGCTCGTCGACGCCTGCCAGCTCGCCCGCATCGCCCCTTCCCTGGGCGGGGTGGAGACCCTGATCGAGCAGCCGGCCTTGATGAGCTATTTCGAGCTCTCGGACGCCGAGCTCGCCGAGGTCGGCATTGCCCCCGGCTTGATTCGCCTGAGCGTCGGTATCGAGGAGGCCGAGGACGTGATCTCCGACCTCCGGGCCGCCTTGGACCAAATCTGAGCAAGATTCCACGCTTGTTTGTTGGTTCGCCGCACGACCACCCCTTCACCCTGCACCTAGCTCCCGTGGCCACACCCTGGATGCCTGCTCATCACCCCTTGGGGTGACAATGACGTAGACGAGGGGCAGCGCTATGCTCCCAACCAGGCGGTGGAAGCGATCCGAAGCTGGTTTCTGCGCGACGTGCTCGACTACATCGAGCGGGATCGCGGTTCTGAAGCGCTCACGCGCCTGGGCGAGCGTTTGCCCGATCGCCTCGGCGAGATCCTCGACCCCGCCACGCTGCGCACCAGCGCCCCCACGGAAACCGTACCGATCGCCACCGGCGAAGACGCGCTCTTATCCATCGAATCCGCACTGGGGGACGGCTCGGGCAAGGTGCTCGAAGGGATCGGTCGCGAAATGGCGACGCGATTCCTGTCTCACGGCGGCGCCGTGATGACCGGGGATCTGATCGGCACCCTCTCGCGGCTGCGCGTCCCCTTCGAGCACCCATTCATCGGCGTGGACCTGACCTACGAGATCCAGCGCACGCCCGGCGGCTTCTCCATGACCGTCGGCGCGGCGGGGCACCCCCGCGCCACCCGCATCCTCCGGCACCTTGCCTCCGGGGCGATCCTCGCTGCCCAGCGCTACGCGCGGGAAACGGGCACGCCGAAGCTCTACGGGGAGGTTCGCGGAGACCGCGCCATCATCGACGTCGTGCTGCGCGCTACGACGGAGCCGACCCCCGTCATCGTGGAGGCCGACACCAACAGCATGCGCCGTCCGTCTCGCCCGTCCATGCGCGCCGTTCCGCAGCCGAGCTTGAGCCGCCAAGTGGAGGAGATCCTGTCCCGGAGCCAATCCACCGAGCCCAGCGGCGTGCCGCCGCGGCGATCGTCGGAACCGCCCGTATCGTCCTACCGCCGCACCCCGAGCAGCTTCCCGGCAGCGCGTCCACCGAGTGAGCCGCCGCCGCGCGAATCGGTGCGCAAGCCGAAGTGACCGCGTAGAGTCAGAACTCCGCCGGGTCGCTGTAGGTCCCGAACACGTCCCGCAGGACGTCGCAGATCTCCTGCTCCGTACAGTAGGCCCGGGCCGCCGCGATGATCGGCGGCATCAGGTTCCCGTCGCTCTTGGCAGCGGCGCGCACACTTTCCAGCGCCTTTTCGGCCTCGACCTGGCTGCGCCCGGCCTTCACCTTGGCGAGCGCCTCCACCTGCTGTCGTTGCACGGCTTCGTCGATCTTGAGGGTCGGGATGGCATCCCCCAGCTCGTCGCTGACGAAGTCGTTCACGCCGACCATCACTCGCTCGCCCTCGTTGAGCTGGCGTTCGAACTCATAGGCGCTGCGAGCGATCTCGCGCTGCGGATAGCCCTTCTCCACCGCCTGCACCATGCCGCCCATCTCGTCGATGCGGCGGATGTAGTCCAGCGCTTCGCTCTCGAGGCGGTTGGTCAGCCACTCCACGTGATAGCTGCCGCCCAGCGGATCGATGGCGTTCGTGACCCCCGATTCGTGCGCCACCAACTGCTGAGTGCGAAGCGCGATGGTGACGGCCTCTTCCGTCGGCAGCGCGTAGGTCTCGTCCAAGGAGTTGGTGTGCAGAGACTGAGTGCCCCCCAGCACCGCCGCCAGCGCCTGCAACGCCACCCGCGCCACGTTGTTGTAGGGCTGCTGCGCCGTGAGCGAAACACCGGCGGTTTGAGCGTGAGTGCGGAGCTTGAGGCTCGCGTCGCTCTTGGCGCCGTAGCGCTCTTTCATGAATCGCGCCCACATGCGCCGCGCGGCGCGGAACTTCGCGATCTCTTCGAAGAAGTCGTTGTGCACGTCGAAGAAGAACGACAGCCGCGGTGCAAAGCTGTCCACGTCCATGCCGCGCTCGATGCAGCTCTCCACGTAGGCCAGCCCGTCCGCCAGGGTGAAGGCCAGCTCCTGCGCCGCCGTCGCTCCGGCTTCGCGAATGTGATAGCCGCTGATGCTCACGGTATTCCAACGCGGCACCTCGGCCGCGCAGAACTCGATCATGTCCGTGACCATGCGCATCGCCGGCCGCGGCGGCACCAGCCACGCGTGCTGGGCGATGAACTCCTTCAGCGCGTCGTTCTGCACCGTGCCACCGATGCGATCCCGCGAAATGCCTCGAACGTCGGCCAGGGCCACGTAGAACGCCAACAGCACGATGGCGGGCCCGTTGATGGTCATCGAGGTGGTGACCTTGTCGAGCGGGATCTGGTCGTACAAGATCTCCATGTCGCGCAAGGTGTCCACGGCCACACCGCACATGCCCACCTCGCCCAGCGCCCTGGGGGAGTCGGAGTCGTAACCCATGAGGGTCGGAAAATCGAAGGCCGTGGACAGCCCCGTCTGGCCTTGCTTCAGCAAATAGCGGAAGCGCTCGTTGGTCTGCGCTGGGGTGCCGAAGCCCGCGAACATGCGCATGGTCCACAGCCGCCCGCGGTACATCGTCGGCTGCACGCCGCGCGTGAACGGGTACTCCCCGGGCAGCCCCAGGTCCTTCGCGTAGTCCAACGGCACATCGGCGGGGGTGAGCAGGTCCGGAACTTCCACGCCGCTCCAGGTGGTGAAGCGCTCCTTGCGCGCCGGCATCTTGGCGAGGGTCTTCTCCACCTTCTCGCGCCGCCACTTCGCGATGGCTCGACGAAGCTCGGCGTGCGCGGCGTCACCCTGCGACTCACCCTCCGCGGAATAGATCGGGTTCGCCGTGCCCACGTCGCGCGTCAGATCCTGTGCCATGAGATGGAAATAGCCTCGCGCCGCCGCCTTGGCCAGCAGAGAGGCTCAGCACCCGGAAGGCGTGACGTCGGAGCTGGAAAGCGGCGTGCGCTCGCCGCCGCTCAGGGTGTCCTTGATGCTGCCGGAGACGCGCACTGGCCCGGCGCAAATGGCGTCTTTCGTTGCGGGATCCAGCAGGCTGGCGGAGTCGATCACGAAGCTCACGGTCTTGCTCTGCCCCTTGCCGACGGTGAGCGGGAACGTCACGCCCTGCGGGGTCGCCTGAAGCGGCGAGACCAACGTGTCGCCTCCACGCACCAGGCCGAAGGTCTCCAGCGTCACCGTGCTGCCACCGCTGGCCTCGGCGCCCACCTCCAGGAACAGCTCGAAGCCCCCTCCGAGCTGTGTGCCCAAGGTCTTCTGCTCCACGGAGATCTGCACGTTCCGCACCTTGGCGCCCAGGGTGACCGCGTCTTTGCTGCCGCAGCCCCAGGTCGCCACCGCCGCCACAAGCACCGCACCCACGCTCGAGAAACGCACCATCGGCCAACGATAGACCGCGCCCCCCAATTGGCAACCGAAACCGATGCGGTACATTCGCGCGCGTTGAGCTGGTCGCATCACGTGTTGGCCATCACGGGCTTGCTCGCGCTCTCGTGCGTGCCGGAGACGGGTGCGCGAGCCGCACCGCCGGCAAGAGCTGCGGAACACCCCACACCACCGCCGCCGGCTTCAGCGTCCGCCGAGCCCGACGCCAGCGCCCCACCCACTCCCGCCGGCGCGGTGGGAACGAGCGGCCCAGTGTCGGTGGAGGCCGTCTCGCCGCTGGCCACTTGGACCGTGCTCTGCCAAGCACGCAAGGACGAAGACGGCAGCGGTAGCATCTCCGTCAGCGTCGGCCCCCGCGGCGCTCTCGGCGGCGACCCGCTCTCGCGTTACCTGGCGCTCGGCTCTACCCCCGGCACGCCCATCGACGACGTCGCCGCCATCGGTCCGACGGGGCGCTATCTCGTGGTGCAGCGGGGCGGCGTCCTCTCTCTGGTGGACTCCTTCACCAACCGGGAAGCAAAGCTCGCGGACGCGGACGCTCGGCGTGACGCCTCTCCCTTCCTGCATCACCGCGCGGTGGCCTTCGCCGA includes:
- a CDS encoding methylmalonyl-CoA mutase family protein encodes the protein MAQDLTRDVGTANPIYSAEGESQGDAAHAELRRAIAKWRREKVEKTLAKMPARKERFTTWSGVEVPDLLTPADVPLDYAKDLGLPGEYPFTRGVQPTMYRGRLWTMRMFAGFGTPAQTNERFRYLLKQGQTGLSTAFDFPTLMGYDSDSPRALGEVGMCGVAVDTLRDMEILYDQIPLDKVTTSMTINGPAIVLLAFYVALADVRGISRDRIGGTVQNDALKEFIAQHAWLVPPRPAMRMVTDMIEFCAAEVPRWNTVSISGYHIREAGATAAQELAFTLADGLAYVESCIERGMDVDSFAPRLSFFFDVHNDFFEEIAKFRAARRMWARFMKERYGAKSDASLKLRTHAQTAGVSLTAQQPYNNVARVALQALAAVLGGTQSLHTNSLDETYALPTEEAVTIALRTQQLVAHESGVTNAIDPLGGSYHVEWLTNRLESEALDYIRRIDEMGGMVQAVEKGYPQREIARSAYEFERQLNEGERVMVGVNDFVSDELGDAIPTLKIDEAVQRQQVEALAKVKAGRSQVEAEKALESVRAAAKSDGNLMPPIIAAARAYCTEQEICDVLRDVFGTYSDPAEF